In Brachypodium distachyon strain Bd21 chromosome 2, Brachypodium_distachyon_v3.0, whole genome shotgun sequence, one genomic interval encodes:
- the LOC106865987 gene encoding dof zinc finger protein DOF3.1: MVLITAMDHQQLAEEAAAAEGMVVRTSAAAAAGRPAERLACPRCESTDTKFCYYNNYNLQQPRHFCKGCRRYWTVGGALRNVPVGGATRSKAGLVPASRRKRSSSSNSHHAAPAPPMASLPVPVPAPVRPLSVSAPLPLPLLPPAPGTMQAYELSFIPAGLQLHAASMVDPDRRLLDLGGSFSSLLAPPPPQPPLHFGGFLLGGGGSGSAGLAHAPAGLQQQPVSQALPEGFWGMGWPDLSI, from the coding sequence ATGGTTCTCATCACGGCCATGGATCACCAGCagctggcggaggaggcggcggcggcagaggggaTGGTGGTGAggacgagcgcggcggcggcggcggggaggccgGCGGAGCGGCTGGCGTGCCCGCGGTGCGAGTCGACGGACACCAAGTTCTGCTACTACAACAACTACAACCTCCAGCAGCCGCGCCACTTCTGCAAGGGCTGCCGCCGCTACTGGAccgtcggcggcgcgctcCGCAACGTccccgtcggcggcgccaccCGCAGCAAGGCCGGCCTAGtccccgcctcccgccgcAAGCGCTCCTCCAGCTCCAACTCCCACCATGCCGCTCCAGCTCCGCCCATGGCTTCTCTGCCCGtccccgtgcccgcgccggtCCGCCCGCTCTCGGTCTCCGCGCCGCTGCCTCtgccgctgctcccgccggcgccggggacgatGCAGGCTTACGAGCTCTCCTTCATCCCGGCCGGCCTGCAGCTGCATGCGGCGTCCATGGTCgaccccgaccgccgcctgcTCGACCTCGGCGGCAGCTTCAGctcgctgctcgcgccgcctcccccgcaGCCACCGCTCCACTTCGGCGGCTtcctgctgggcggcggcggcagcggcagcgcgggGCTGGCTCATGCTCCTGCcgggctgcagcagcagccggtgTCGCAGGCGCTGCCGGAGGGCTTCTGGGGCATGGGCTGGCCGGACCTGTCCATCTAG
- the LOC104583037 gene encoding uncharacterized protein LOC104583037, with protein sequence MSTLLVTTPPDDDDDATANAGPGAAEVIVAKPDDWVSWPESPPKAIVDTALVGPMTQAPGAQTMAKPDNGGVGGTFNPDRIPASIFQAKQAEWSITSNESLFSIHGASHSQSDDFYNSGGAAASRSHFDHFYDEAMAAGGGEQPGWRMPALEEVAEGGAMPGSGGSDDSSQAKKAMAFRRHESGSAGSSSNFSFAFPILAETSPRKKESVGGYQQLRKEYDQSLPATPVDRKLAFEEMTTEEERRRRKPGWCGCGECCCGCCWIECPAWSSCCCCCQWRWRCCSCPSFCRCTCCL encoded by the exons ATGAGCACCCTGCTGGTAACGACACcgccggacgacgacgacgatgccaCCGCCAATGCCGGTCCCGGCGCCGCAGAGGTGATTGTTGCAAAACCGGACGACTGGGTGTCATGGCCGGAATCGCCGCCAAAGGCCATCGTCGACACGGCATTGGTGGGGCCGATGACGCAGGCGCCGGGGGCGCAGACGATGGCGAAGCCGGACAATGGCGGCGTTGGCGGGACGTTCAACCCGGACAGGATCCCGGCGTCCATCTTCCAGGCGAAGCAGGCGGAGTGGAGCATCACGTCCAACGAGTCGCTCTTCAGCATCCACGGCGCCAGCCACAGCCAGTCCGACGACTTCTACAacagtggcggcgccgccgccagcaggTCCCACTTTGACCACTTCTACGAcgaggccatggcggccggcggtggggaGCAGCCAGGCTGGAGGATGCCGGCGCTCGAGGAGGTAGCGGAGGGCGGCGCTATGCCGGGCAGCGGGGGCTCCGACGATAGCAGccaggccaagaaggccatgGCTTTCCGCCGCCACGAGAGCGGCTCCGCCGGCAGCTCCAGCAACTTTTCCTTCGCCTTCCCAAT ACTGGCGGAGACgtcgccgaggaagaaggagagcgTGGGCGGGTACCAGCAGCTGAGGAAGGAGTACGACCAGTCGTTGCCGGCGACCCCGGTGGACCGGAAGTTGGCGTTCGAGGAGATGACgaccgaggaggagcggcggcggaggaagccggggtggtgcggctgcggggagtgctgctgcggctgctgctggatcGAATGCCCGGCCTGGtcttcctgctgctgctgttgccaATGGCgatggcgctgctgctcctgcccCAGCTTCTGCCGGTGCACTTGCTGCCTCTGA
- the LOC100828976 gene encoding F-box/LRR-repeat protein At4g29420 — translation MSAVGDDPLDSLPAAILAEVLGLIADAGDIAACRLASRALLAASYHCPRVRLHAASSARRLRGLKGRDWDGALLAFRVAAGNVASLLGPHLRSLALDASEGQGCPDEAARVEEGEFDEADDLYLTGGESVAAWAGTAAGPSLREVDIADFWPQSCWRKAEALPVISHFCHNLSKLGLRNAWLCVDGLKIMPNLTHLALEFIRLDDEDLSKLNECFPCLQILKLIKVGGLKDPKIHFPQLKTCCWEVSNVPRSLAIHAPALVYLELKCVRPEILILDTPSMSSLKLTIDKLGPTVIVGGLVSLTNLRIESSDLNSLLRVFTDGRDIRTLDLELPASANRYELYEAVDPELFSRTTEVKLSPRFSYELMRHIVFCMTTHDCRSCLKKLLVHLPQSNITTCPFVPLLNNCAPSCEVTVLFHAATSDAVRQAASSVWPMGFPDISWQWGTWS, via the exons ATGTCAGCCGTCGGCGACGACCCCCTCGACTCCCTACCGGCGGCGATCCTCGCCGAAGTCCTCGGCCTCATCGCCGACGCCGGGGACATCGCGGCGTgccgcctcgcctcgcgcgcgctcctcgccgcctcctaCCACTGCCCCCGCGTCCGCCTCCACGCGGCCTCCAGCGcacgccgcctccgcggcctCAAGGGCAGGGACTGGGACGGGGCGCTCCTCGCCTTCCGCGTGGCCGCCGGGAACGTCGCCTCTCTCCTCGGGCCGCACCTGCGCTCCCTCGCACTCGACGCGTCCGAGGGGCAGGGTTGCCCCGACGAAGCGGCGCGGGTGGAGGAAGGGGAGTTCGACGAAGCCGACGACCTGTACCTCACGGGCGGGGAGTCCGTGGCGGCGTGGGCGGGCACTGCCGCAGGTCCCAGCCTCCGGGAGGTGGACATCGCCGACTTCTGGCCGCAGTCCTGCTGGCGCAAGGCGGAGGCGCTCCCTGTCATCTCCCACTTCT GTCATAATCTTTCAAAATTGGGCCTGAGAAATGCATGGCTCTGTGTTGATGGGCTCAAGATAATGCCAAATCTGACTCATCTGGCACTTGAGTTCATTAGATTAGATGACGAGGACCTCAGCAAATTGAACGAATGCTTCCCTTGTCTTCAGATTCTCAAACTTATTAAAGTCGGAGGGCTCAAGGACCCCAAGATTCACTTTCCTCAATTGAAGACTTGCTGCTGGGAGGTATCAAATGTTCCACGGTCTTTGGCTATCCATGCGCCTGCCTTGGTTTATCTTGAGTTAAAGTGTGTTCGACCAGAAATTCTCATTTTAGATACTCCATCTATGTCTAGTCTGAAACTGACCATTGATAAACTTGGCCCAACTGTTATAGTTGGTGGCCTTGTGAGTTTGACAAATCTTCGGATAGAGTCCTCGGATCTAAATTCACTCTTGAGAGTGTTTACAGATGGTCGAGACATCAGGACATTAGATCTTGAGTTACCAGCTTCTGCAAACCGCTACGAACTTTATGAAGCGGTGGACCCAGAACTGTTTTCAAGAACCACAGAAGTCAAGCTGTCACCAAGGTTTTCGTATGAACTGATGAGGCACATTGTATTCTGCATGACTACTCACGACTGCCGAAGCTGTTTGAAGAAACTCCTGGTTCATCTGCCACAATCAAACATTACTACCTGTCCGTTTGTACCCTTGCTTAACAATTGTGCACCGTCATGCGAGGTGACTGTTCTTTTCCATGCCGCTACCAGCGATGCTGTTCGTCAAGCTGCATCATCAGTTTGGCCGATGGGTTTTCCAGACATTAGTTGGCAATGGGGTACTTGGAGTTGA